In the Spirochaeta lutea genome, one interval contains:
- the rplE gene encoding 50S ribosomal protein L5, with the protein MAAYIPVLKKAYVENVRKELKEEFGYKSPMQIPKLEKVIVSMGIGDAVANKKLLESAVNELALITGQRPIKTRARKSIANFKLREGMEVGAKVTLRGNRMYEFLDRLMSIALPRVKDFRGVNPNAFDGHGNFSLGVTEQIIFPEIDYDKIERISGMNVAVVTTAETDQEAKSLLTKLGMPFRK; encoded by the coding sequence ATGGCTGCATATATTCCCGTTTTAAAGAAAGCCTACGTAGAAAATGTACGGAAGGAACTCAAAGAAGAGTTTGGATATAAGAGCCCAATGCAAATACCAAAGCTTGAGAAAGTCATTGTAAGTATGGGTATTGGTGATGCGGTAGCTAATAAAAAACTCTTGGAATCTGCGGTTAATGAATTGGCGCTAATTACCGGTCAAAGACCGATAAAAACCCGTGCGCGAAAATCTATTGCCAATTTTAAGCTACGTGAGGGTATGGAAGTTGGTGCAAAGGTTACACTTCGCGGTAATAGAATGTACGAATTCTTAGACAGGCTCATGAGTATTGCCCTTCCTCGGGTTAAAGACTTTCGCGGAGTAAATCCTAACGCCTTTGATGGTCATGGGAATTTTTCCCTGGGAGTAACCGAGCAAATCATTTTCCCTGAAATTGATTACGATAAGATCGAACGAATTTCTGGAATGAACGTTGCAGTAGTTACCACTGCTGAAACCGATCAAGAAGCAAAGAGCCTATTAACTAAGCTCGGTATGCCGTTCAGGAAGTAA
- the rplX gene encoding 50S ribosomal protein L24, translating to MQNKTTVNTKLKKNDLVMVVSGKEKGKTGRILKLDLNKGRVIVEGVNMVKKAVRRKDQNDRGGIMEIEGSIHISNVMAVDKSGKPTRLTFTLDNGKKVRTSVRTGEAL from the coding sequence ATGCAGAATAAAACTACGGTTAACACAAAGTTGAAGAAAAACGACCTCGTGATGGTCGTTTCTGGAAAAGAAAAGGGAAAGACTGGTCGTATTTTGAAGCTGGATCTAAATAAGGGTCGAGTTATCGTTGAGGGCGTCAACATGGTTAAAAAGGCCGTGAGACGGAAGGACCAGAATGACCGCGGTGGTATTATGGAGATAGAGGGTAGTATCCACATCTCCAACGTAATGGCCGTTGATAAAAGTGGTAAGCCCACTCGGTTAACCTTCACCCTTGATAATGGTAAGAAGGTCAGAACATCTGTCCGAACAGGAGAAGCGTTGTAA
- the rplN gene encoding 50S ribosomal protein L14, with protein sequence MVQMQTFLNVADNSGAKRVQCIKVLGGSKRKTAGVGDIIVVAVKDAIPNAPVKKGKVEKAVIVRTKQAFRREDGTYIRFDDNACVIIDANHNPKGKRIFGPVARELRDLDYMKIVSLAPEVL encoded by the coding sequence ATGGTTCAGATGCAAACCTTTTTGAATGTGGCAGATAATAGTGGGGCTAAACGAGTACAGTGTATCAAGGTTCTCGGCGGCTCTAAACGTAAAACTGCTGGAGTAGGTGATATTATCGTTGTCGCGGTTAAAGATGCTATTCCTAATGCGCCTGTAAAAAAAGGTAAGGTCGAGAAGGCTGTTATTGTGAGAACAAAACAGGCATTTCGCCGTGAGGATGGCACGTATATCCGGTTCGATGATAATGCGTGTGTAATAATCGATGCCAATCATAACCCCAAGGGAAAGCGTATCTTTGGGCCGGTTGCTAGGGAGTTAAGGGATTTAGATTATATGAAAATCGTTTCGCTTGCTCCGGAAGTTCTGTAG
- the rpsQ gene encoding 30S ribosomal protein S17, whose amino-acid sequence MPVEAIETVKKNKRSYTGIVVSDKMDKTIVVKVTTKTLHGLYKKYITRSKKLKAHDEANDAHVGDTVRVEECRPVSKDKVWRLTQVVERAK is encoded by the coding sequence ATCCCAGTGGAAGCTATTGAGACGGTTAAAAAGAATAAGCGTTCATATACCGGGATAGTGGTCAGTGATAAAATGGATAAAACCATTGTTGTGAAGGTAACCACTAAAACACTTCATGGCTTGTACAAGAAGTATATAACCCGGTCTAAGAAACTAAAGGCTCACGATGAGGCAAATGATGCTCATGTTGGAGATACTGTTCGTGTCGAGGAGTGTCGACCCGTGAGTAAGGACAAGGTTTGGCGTTTGACTCAAGTTGTTGAGCGTGCCAAATAA
- the rpmC gene encoding 50S ribosomal protein L29, which produces MKDSYKDLTLEELIQKKDELQKKYFDLRFNSVIGYLDNPLEKRVIKRKIARVNTLIHNFDNAAESAKASRK; this is translated from the coding sequence ATGAAGGATTCATACAAAGATTTGACCCTGGAAGAATTAATTCAGAAGAAGGATGAGCTTCAGAAGAAATACTTCGATCTTAGATTTAATTCAGTGATTGGGTATCTTGATAATCCACTTGAGAAGCGTGTTATCAAGCGAAAGATTGCACGGGTAAATACCCTTATTCATAACTTTGATAACGCAGCCGAAAGTGCAAAGGCAAGTAGAAAGTAG